In the Rhinoderma darwinii isolate aRhiDar2 chromosome 13, aRhiDar2.hap1, whole genome shotgun sequence genome, one interval contains:
- the KCNK1 gene encoding potassium channel subfamily K member 1, whose translation MLQSIASSRCMRLIDRNRSAWYFGFLFLSYILYLIFGAVVFSSVELPYEDLLRRDLLELKQRFLRENECTSETQLEEFLEYVLEASNYGVSILNNASGNWNWDFMSSLFFASTVLSTTGYGHTVPLSDGGKTFCILYSVIGIPFTLLLFTALVQRIILPVTRKPVLYIHLHWGFPKHIVAIVHALVLGFITVTSFFLIPAAVFSSLEEDWNFLESFYFCFISLSTIGLGDYVPGEGYNQKFRHLYKMGITCYLLLGLIAMLVVLETFCELQELKIFRKLFYVKKKTDEDQENIMEHDQLAFSSISDQVSSFKDEQKLSEPFVALQPVVNYTSDGSINNEQ comes from the exons ATGCTGCAGTCCATTGCGAGCAGCCGGTGCATGCGACTGATCGACAGGAACCGTTCCGCCTGGTATTTTGGTTTTCTGTTTCTCAGTTACATCCTTTATCTGATATTTGGGGCAGTGGTCTTCTCTTCCGTGGAGTTGCCCTATGAAGACCTGCTCCGAAGGGACTTGCTGGAGCTGAAACAGCGATTCTTAAGGGAGAATGAGTGCACGTCCGAAACGCAGCTGGAGGAGTTTTTGGAATATGTCCTGGAGGCCAGCAACTACGGGGTGTCCATACTGAATAACGCCTCTGGGAACTGGAATTGGGATTTCATGTCGTCGCTGTTCTTCGCCAGTACGGTGTTGTCCACCACAG GGTACGGTCACACAGTTCCGTTGTCGGACGGAGGGAAGACATTCTGCATTCTGTATTCGGTCATCGGCATCCCCTTCACCCTGCTCCTGTTTACTGCACTGGTTCAGCGGATCATCCTCCCAGTCACCCGGAAGCCTGTTCTCTATATTCACCTCCATTGGGGTTTCCCTAAACACATAGTGGCCATCGTCCACGCTCTGGTTTTGGGGTTCATCACGGTCACcagcttttttttaattcccgCCGCTGTCTTTTCCAGCTTGGAGGAGGATTGGAATTTCCTGGagtccttttatttttgttttatttccttAAGTACCATCGGATTGGGGGATTATGTTCCGGGCGAGGGATACAACCAGAAATTCCGGCACCTCTATAAGATGGGAATCACAT GCTACTTGTTACTGGGTCTCATTGCGATGCTGGTCGTCCTGGAGACGTTTTGTGAACTTCAGGAGTTGAAAATATTCCGTAAATTGTTCTACGTGAAAAAGAAGACGGACGAGGATCAGGAGAACATAATGGAGCACGATCAGCTGGCCTTCTCCTCCATCTCCGACCAGGTCTCCTCGTTCAAGGACGAACAGAAACTGAGCGAACCGTTTGTGGCGTTGCAGCCGGTGGTAAATTATACAAGTGACGGTTCTATAAATAATGAACAATAA